One window from the genome of [Clostridium] celerecrescens 18A encodes:
- a CDS encoding glycoside hydrolase family 1 protein, whose protein sequence is MSIKGNFLWGSATAAYQCEGGWDEDGKGLNEWDVFNHESSLNINNEDGDVASDFYHRYKEDIDLMAEGNQNTYRFSISWARIIPWGVGEVNPKGIEFYNNVINYCLEKGITPNVTLFHYDLPNEMAKIGGWENRKVIDAFNEYAKVCFENFGDRVKIWSTINEPRYYAYCSYVVGNYPPNYKADFGRFWNVLYNLMLGSAKAVQSYKELGMKGIIGVVHDNGNVELDPDTKEKELVKLRADIFYNRMVLDTAVLGKIPAEMNKVLEDNNVDASFIYEEDIPDFEKGKIDYIGLNLYNRQYVTDYSEGETEIFHNNKGKGSKSKEGIRIKDLFETSFDPDVRRNLWGREVYPKCMYNALKEIKAKYGDILVYVTENGCGQYETPDDNGYVKDTERIEICSEFIDYMLQAREEGVNVQGYYMWSSMDLYSWINGYEKRYGIVRVDFKNNNRRIPKESYYWYKALIAAQRGI, encoded by the coding sequence ATGAGTATCAAAGGAAATTTTTTATGGGGCTCGGCAACCGCTGCTTATCAATGTGAAGGAGGTTGGGACGAAGATGGGAAAGGATTAAATGAGTGGGATGTCTTTAACCATGAAAGTTCTCTGAATATAAACAATGAAGATGGTGACGTTGCCAGTGATTTTTACCATAGGTATAAAGAAGATATAGACCTGATGGCAGAAGGAAACCAAAATACTTATAGATTCTCAATCTCATGGGCCAGAATCATTCCGTGGGGAGTTGGCGAGGTCAATCCGAAAGGAATTGAATTTTATAACAATGTGATTAACTATTGTCTGGAAAAAGGAATTACCCCGAATGTGACATTATTTCATTACGACCTCCCCAACGAGATGGCTAAAATCGGCGGATGGGAGAATCGAAAAGTTATAGATGCATTTAATGAATATGCAAAAGTATGCTTTGAAAACTTTGGAGACCGGGTTAAGATTTGGTCCACGATCAATGAACCAAGATATTATGCGTATTGCAGTTATGTTGTTGGAAATTATCCGCCAAACTACAAAGCTGATTTTGGACGCTTTTGGAACGTTCTTTATAACCTGATGCTGGGAAGTGCGAAAGCCGTTCAAAGCTATAAAGAGTTAGGTATGAAAGGAATCATTGGGGTTGTTCATGATAATGGAAATGTTGAATTAGACCCTGACACGAAAGAAAAAGAATTAGTAAAATTAAGGGCTGATATTTTTTACAACCGTATGGTTTTAGATACCGCCGTGTTAGGTAAAATACCGGCTGAAATGAACAAGGTGTTAGAGGATAACAATGTTGATGCCTCATTTATTTATGAAGAAGATATTCCTGATTTTGAAAAAGGCAAGATCGATTATATTGGTCTGAATCTTTATAATCGTCAGTATGTAACCGATTATTCTGAGGGTGAAACTGAAATATTCCACAATAATAAGGGAAAAGGATCAAAATCCAAAGAAGGAATTCGTATTAAGGATCTGTTTGAGACATCATTTGACCCTGATGTCAGACGTAATCTTTGGGGAAGAGAGGTCTATCCAAAATGTATGTACAATGCCTTAAAGGAAATTAAGGCAAAATATGGAGATATTTTGGTTTATGTCACGGAAAACGGATGTGGTCAATATGAAACTCCCGATGATAATGGCTATGTAAAAGATACGGAAAGAATAGAAATATGCAGTGAATTTATCGACTACATGTTACAGGCAAGAGAAGAAGGAGTCAATGTGCAAGGGTATTATATGTGGTCTTCCATGGATCTTTATAGTTGGATTAATGGCTATGAAAAGCGGTATGGCATTGTCAGAGTTGATTTTAAAAACAACAACAGACGAATTCCCAAGGAAAGCTACTACTGGTATAAAGCGCTTATCGCAGCCCAAAGGGGCATCTGA
- a CDS encoding M81 family metallopeptidase: MKVLIAQFVIESNANIPYKSKLENFNLLLGEDCIREMNCENVFGREGIEIIPSIYANAAAGGVLEKDAFDFIENRILEDVKKHIHEIDGIYLHLHGASEVEDLDGGSGDHHIVKEIRKLVGPYLPVAVVCDPHGNLSKEYVESTTLIRSYRNSPHTDIKETISFICEKMAALLKTRQNITPVYRKLPMILGGEQSVSADEPVKSINQYLEELEEDKRILSCSWHVGYIRHDCDVAGCGIVVIPATETDQEYANIIADKLAKYVWDKRHEFHYTGLTAPPEEAMKMALEFKGMPVFITDSGDNVTSGAVGGNTFLLRQVLALDNTCNKKFLFAGINDADALIKLAGLQEEEETSISLGINLDELSAKVDLDVTVKAKGYLAGYSYVGEGNFGDCIAIGVKDKPIDIIVSGNNHPFVEIHQFHTAGVNYEDYDIIIVKQGYIFPELKEEGKLTVMSLTQGATLQDTSKLPFKRIMRPMFPIDDI; this comes from the coding sequence ATGAAAGTTTTGATAGCCCAATTTGTTATTGAATCCAATGCAAACATTCCGTATAAAAGTAAATTGGAAAATTTTAATCTTTTATTAGGAGAAGATTGCATTCGGGAAATGAATTGTGAAAATGTATTTGGGAGAGAAGGAATCGAAATCATACCTTCCATTTATGCCAATGCGGCAGCAGGTGGTGTATTAGAGAAAGATGCATTTGATTTCATTGAAAATAGAATTCTGGAGGATGTTAAAAAGCACATTCATGAAATTGATGGTATCTATCTTCACCTGCATGGCGCGAGCGAAGTGGAAGATTTAGATGGCGGATCAGGTGATCACCATATAGTGAAGGAAATTCGCAAATTAGTCGGGCCTTATTTACCGGTTGCAGTGGTTTGTGATCCACATGGCAACTTATCAAAGGAATATGTAGAAAGCACAACACTGATCCGCAGTTACCGGAATTCTCCACATACAGATATAAAAGAAACGATCTCGTTTATTTGTGAAAAGATGGCAGCACTGTTGAAGACGCGTCAAAATATTACGCCGGTATACCGTAAATTACCGATGATTTTGGGCGGGGAACAAAGTGTTTCTGCGGATGAACCAGTTAAATCCATCAATCAATACTTAGAAGAATTAGAAGAAGATAAAAGAATTCTAAGCTGTTCCTGGCATGTAGGCTATATTCGCCATGATTGTGATGTTGCAGGATGCGGTATTGTTGTTATCCCAGCAACAGAAACCGACCAGGAATATGCAAATATAATTGCAGATAAATTAGCCAAGTATGTATGGGATAAACGGCATGAATTCCATTATACCGGACTGACTGCACCGCCGGAAGAAGCAATGAAAATGGCTTTGGAATTTAAAGGTATGCCTGTATTCATCACTGATTCCGGGGATAATGTGACCTCTGGAGCCGTGGGAGGCAATACATTCCTGTTGCGCCAGGTACTGGCACTTGACAATACCTGCAACAAGAAATTTTTGTTTGCCGGCATAAATGATGCAGATGCATTAATAAAACTGGCCGGTTTGCAAGAAGAGGAAGAGACATCAATTTCTTTAGGAATTAATTTGGATGAGTTATCCGCTAAAGTAGATTTAGATGTTACAGTCAAAGCAAAAGGATATTTGGCAGGCTACTCTTATGTAGGTGAAGGGAATTTTGGCGATTGTATTGCCATTGGTGTCAAGGATAAACCAATTGATATCATTGTTTCAGGAAATAATCATCCATTTGTGGAAATACACCAGTTTCATACTGCTGGCGTAAACTATGAAGACTATGATATCATTATAGTTAAGCAGGGATATATTTTCCCGGAATTAAAAGAAGAAGGCAAATTAACTGTTATGTCATTAACCCAGGGTGCAACGCTGCAGGATACTTCAAAGCTGCCATTCAAACGCATTATGCGCCCAATGTTTCCGATTGATGACATTTAA
- a CDS encoding PTS transporter subunit EIIC produces the protein MKYVEMSKQVLEHVGGIENLNHVEHCATRLRLHYNSKKLVNEEALKGIENVLSIVSKAGQVQIIIGPNVNEAYNDFLDTSGWKEGATSETAAPEEPEEKKAMYYVNKFGNFMAAVFMPIVPALITGGMILAFKNLLVNYFGVAMDSGTAVILSSIFSAAFTFLPVYIGFTMAKRLKMEPIMGAFLGGLLVSSNISGAAGLSFLGIGIPVVEYTGSVLPIMLGIGFMYFVDKLFQKYIPETVRYFLKPLCTMIVVVPVTLIVLGPIGTVLSTYVGVGITNLMNAIGGIAMPVFAVVYPYMVMLGLDKAIMPIGFNSVATIGYDPAIMVMGFISNLCIGGSALAVATTIRNDKSKKGMIASFGITALCGVTEPAFYGSLIMRPKVLIGTAIGAASAGLVAGIFGLKSYVMGGCPGLLTALFFVDKNGGLGNFFLAAIVSIVAVAVSFVSCKFILSKTE, from the coding sequence ATGAAATATGTTGAGATGTCAAAGCAAGTATTAGAGCATGTTGGTGGTATTGAAAACTTGAATCATGTTGAGCACTGCGCAACCAGGCTTCGTTTACACTATAACAGCAAGAAACTTGTAAATGAAGAAGCGTTAAAAGGAATTGAAAATGTCCTTAGTATTGTCAGCAAAGCCGGACAGGTCCAGATTATCATTGGGCCTAATGTGAATGAAGCATATAACGATTTCTTAGATACGTCAGGATGGAAAGAAGGCGCAACCAGCGAAACAGCTGCCCCGGAAGAACCGGAAGAAAAGAAGGCGATGTACTATGTTAATAAATTTGGTAACTTCATGGCCGCAGTCTTTATGCCGATTGTTCCAGCACTGATCACAGGCGGAATGATTCTGGCATTTAAAAACTTACTGGTTAACTACTTTGGTGTTGCCATGGATTCTGGTACTGCGGTTATTTTATCTTCGATTTTCAGTGCTGCATTTACCTTTTTGCCGGTTTACATTGGATTTACAATGGCGAAGCGTTTAAAAATGGAACCAATCATGGGCGCTTTTTTAGGCGGACTGCTGGTTAGTTCCAATATCAGCGGTGCAGCAGGATTAAGCTTCCTGGGAATTGGAATTCCGGTGGTAGAATATACAGGCAGTGTATTGCCAATTATGCTTGGTATTGGCTTTATGTATTTTGTGGACAAGTTATTCCAGAAATATATTCCTGAAACAGTAAGATATTTTTTGAAACCATTATGTACAATGATCGTTGTTGTCCCTGTTACTTTAATTGTTTTAGGGCCGATAGGAACCGTTTTAAGTACTTATGTAGGTGTTGGAATTACAAACTTAATGAATGCAATTGGCGGAATAGCCATGCCGGTTTTTGCGGTGGTTTACCCTTACATGGTCATGCTGGGATTAGACAAAGCCATTATGCCAATTGGATTTAACAGTGTTGCGACAATTGGATATGATCCGGCGATTATGGTTATGGGATTTATCTCAAACCTATGTATAGGCGGAAGTGCATTGGCAGTAGCTACAACCATTCGAAACGATAAAAGCAAAAAAGGTATGATTGCATCCTTTGGTATTACTGCACTTTGCGGAGTTACGGAACCTGCATTTTATGGGTCGTTAATTATGAGGCCAAAAGTTTTGATTGGTACTGCAATCGGAGCGGCAAGCGCTGGTTTGGTTGCTGGTATCTTTGGATTAAAGAGCTATGTTATGGGAGGATGCCCAGGATTATTAACAGCTTTGTTCTTTGTCGATAAAAATGGCGGCCTGGGTAACTTCTTTTTGGCCGCAATAGTATCAATTGTGGCAGTTGCGGTATCTTTTGTATCATGTAAGTTTATTCTTTCAAAAACAGAGTAA
- a CDS encoding MurR/RpiR family transcriptional regulator has product MEINNLGLLNSLSLIVNAGKSDNIEYVLAQYILKNLYRISSVSISEITEECFTSISAIRRFCEQLGYDNFSKLKSSVTKLVFPSNLRYRDIEEYSNYQSHIKSLINDMIIDIDEHFNFEKISFLCQLLHKDVNIVFLCANNTSGTIAKFQQELMFASKVTHVISNSFTKNNVLKSFNDEDIIITVSASGKFAELSLEFVKSLRGHKFLITGNRDQSLKSAYEDVFYISKNSISNDYLSIYGKYGITYILDLLSMQYIFLYS; this is encoded by the coding sequence GTGGAAATCAACAACCTAGGTCTCTTAAACTCTTTATCATTAATAGTAAACGCAGGAAAATCAGATAATATAGAATATGTATTAGCACAGTATATTTTAAAAAATCTATATAGAATTTCCAGTGTCAGTATTTCAGAAATCACAGAGGAATGCTTTACATCTATATCAGCCATCAGAAGATTCTGCGAACAACTGGGATACGATAATTTCAGCAAATTAAAAAGTTCAGTGACTAAATTAGTATTTCCTAGCAATTTAAGATATAGAGATATTGAAGAATATTCCAATTATCAGAGCCATATAAAAAGTCTTATTAATGACATGATTATAGATATCGATGAGCATTTTAATTTTGAAAAGATAAGTTTTTTGTGTCAGCTGCTTCATAAAGATGTTAATATCGTGTTCTTATGTGCAAACAATACAAGCGGAACGATCGCAAAGTTCCAGCAGGAATTAATGTTTGCATCTAAGGTTACTCATGTTATTTCAAATTCATTTACTAAGAACAATGTTTTAAAATCTTTCAATGATGAAGATATCATAATTACTGTATCAGCATCCGGAAAATTTGCAGAGCTGTCACTGGAATTTGTTAAAAGTTTAAGAGGCCATAAATTTTTGATAACGGGAAACAGGGATCAAAGTTTAAAAAGTGCTTATGAAGATGTTTTTTATATAAGTAAGAATAGTATCTCAAATGATTACCTTAGTATTTATGGGAAATATGGCATTACCTATATACTTGATTTATTATCCATGCAATATATATTTTTATATTCTTAG
- a CDS encoding M24 family metallopeptidase has product MIQLKEIKAPELEQNLVPVALSDETMEERKEKLLAKMKEKGYDTIVIYADLEHGSNFEYICGFLPRFEEALFVLHSCGKAYMVLGNENLNKAAKSRIEVTAVHMPYFSLPNQPMDTEKSVAEILGQCGLEKAKNIGFVGWKNFTGKSEDNTSLYDIPYFIVQAIMSICKEARFSNAAGLFIGDGGVRTTNNANEFAHYEFGAALAGNCILEVMEEFDEGKTEMQLAEKLAAFGQPHNVVTIMAAGERFVKANIYPTNKVIKKGDRISITTGFKGGLQSRGGYAVFSEEDLPESEKDYLKKVAIPYYTAVKTWLETIYIGMDGNELYDKIEEVLPKARYGWSLNPGHLCADEEWLASPVYPGSEELIKSGMLFQIDIIPSVPGYGGISCESGVMLADKALREAIKKEYPEMWNRIQKRRAYIREELAINLSEEVIPTSNATAYCRPFLLNKKAAFTGSK; this is encoded by the coding sequence ATGATACAGCTAAAAGAAATAAAAGCGCCGGAATTAGAACAGAATCTTGTACCAGTTGCATTAAGTGATGAAACAATGGAAGAAAGAAAAGAAAAACTGTTGGCAAAGATGAAAGAGAAAGGTTATGATACAATTGTTATCTATGCCGATTTGGAACATGGAAGTAATTTTGAATACATATGCGGTTTCCTGCCTCGTTTTGAAGAGGCTTTATTCGTGCTTCATTCTTGTGGTAAGGCATATATGGTATTAGGAAATGAGAATTTGAATAAAGCAGCAAAATCAAGAATTGAAGTAACGGCTGTGCACATGCCGTATTTTTCCCTTCCCAACCAGCCAATGGACACAGAGAAAAGCGTCGCTGAAATTTTAGGGCAGTGCGGATTGGAAAAAGCAAAAAATATTGGTTTTGTTGGTTGGAAGAATTTTACCGGCAAATCCGAGGATAATACTTCATTATATGATATTCCTTACTTTATCGTACAAGCAATCATGAGCATCTGCAAGGAAGCCAGATTTTCTAATGCTGCTGGCTTATTCATTGGAGATGGAGGGGTACGAACCACAAACAATGCCAATGAATTTGCGCATTATGAATTTGGGGCTGCACTTGCAGGAAATTGTATATTGGAAGTTATGGAAGAGTTTGATGAGGGAAAAACAGAAATGCAGCTTGCAGAGAAATTAGCAGCATTTGGACAGCCTCATAATGTGGTAACAATCATGGCGGCAGGGGAGCGTTTTGTAAAAGCCAATATATACCCAACCAATAAAGTAATTAAAAAAGGAGACCGCATTTCAATCACTACGGGATTCAAGGGGGGATTACAAAGCCGCGGCGGATATGCGGTATTCAGCGAAGAGGATTTGCCGGAAAGTGAAAAAGACTACTTAAAGAAGGTAGCAATTCCCTACTACACTGCGGTAAAAACTTGGTTAGAAACGATTTATATTGGTATGGACGGAAACGAATTATATGATAAAATAGAGGAAGTGCTGCCAAAAGCCCGGTATGGATGGTCATTAAACCCTGGTCACTTGTGTGCCGATGAAGAATGGCTTGCTTCTCCAGTGTACCCTGGTTCTGAGGAACTAATAAAGAGCGGAATGCTGTTCCAGATTGATATTATTCCATCTGTTCCCGGATATGGCGGAATCAGCTGTGAGAGCGGAGTTATGCTGGCTGACAAGGCATTACGGGAAGCAATAAAAAAAGAATATCCGGAAATGTGGAACCGAATCCAGAAACGCAGGGCTTATATCAGGGAAGAATTGGCAATCAATCTTTCAGAAGAAGTTATTCCAACAAGTAATGCGACGGCATACTGCCGCCCATTCTTACTCAATAAGAAAGCAGCATTCACTGGTTCCAAATGA